From a single Candidatus Palauibacter australiensis genomic region:
- a CDS encoding S9 family peptidase: MTSSREDRVGSSAVAFRVATAALAFAILAPAGPLAGQERNPDHFGPADVFELEVAGDPRISPDGSRVVYVRSSMDIMTDRQRSNLWIVDYDGSNHRPLLTGQRNFSSPRWSPDGTRLLYVASDEHGKAQLYLRWMDTGQTALLTQLERGPGGLSWSPDGSTIAFSMFVPDTPPPFAQMPAKPEGATWAPPATTYERLYYRSDSQGFLPVGYSHVFVLPAEGGTPRQVTHGPYNHGGAPEWTPDSQHLLISATRRDDWEYVRDSEIFEFAVSDGAVRQLTDRRGPDSSPTASPDGGMIAYTGYDDRFLG, encoded by the coding sequence ATGACGTCGTCACGAGAAGACAGGGTCGGCAGCTCCGCGGTCGCTTTCCGGGTGGCCACCGCCGCGCTCGCGTTCGCCATCCTCGCCCCCGCCGGGCCGCTGGCCGGGCAGGAGCGGAACCCGGATCACTTCGGCCCGGCGGACGTGTTCGAACTCGAAGTCGCCGGCGATCCCCGGATCTCGCCCGACGGTTCCCGGGTCGTCTACGTGCGGTCCTCGATGGACATCATGACGGACCGTCAGCGGAGCAACCTGTGGATCGTCGACTACGACGGTTCGAACCACCGTCCGCTCCTCACCGGACAGAGGAACTTCTCGTCGCCGCGCTGGTCGCCGGACGGCACGCGGCTCCTTTACGTGGCGAGCGACGAGCACGGGAAGGCACAGCTATACCTGCGCTGGATGGACACGGGACAGACGGCCCTGCTCACGCAGCTGGAGCGAGGCCCGGGCGGGCTCTCGTGGTCCCCCGACGGGAGCACGATCGCCTTCAGCATGTTCGTCCCGGACACGCCTCCGCCCTTCGCGCAGATGCCGGCGAAGCCGGAAGGCGCGACCTGGGCGCCGCCCGCCACGACGTACGAACGGCTCTACTACCGCTCGGACAGCCAGGGCTTCCTGCCGGTCGGGTACTCCCATGTCTTCGTCCTCCCCGCGGAGGGAGGGACACCGCGTCAGGTGACGCACGGCCCCTACAACCACGGCGGGGCGCCCGAGTGGACGCCCGATTCGCAGCACCTGCTGATCTCGGCCACCCGCCGCGACGACTGGGAGTACGTGCGGGACTCCGAGATCTTCGAGTTTGCCGTTTCGGATGGGGCCGTCCGGCAGCTTACGGACCGGCGCGGCCCTGACTCGAGTCCGACGGCGTCGCCGGACGGCGGCATGATCGCCTACACCGGCTACGATGACCGTTTCCTCGG